In Marinitoga sp. 38H-ov, a genomic segment contains:
- a CDS encoding nucleoside-triphosphatase: MKLLLTGKVGVGKSTILRNAIKKYNIKNGIFTQKIGENVYAWLLNSSKKHIIGKKYNFGMQINEEGFNELTDELKNIKFPDFFVIDEIGYLEEKYLPFLIELERIIEESKNFIGIIRLFFQERYYFLANLPVIEITEENRNNIDL, from the coding sequence ATGAAACTATTATTAACAGGAAAAGTGGGTGTAGGAAAATCAACTATATTGAGAAATGCTATAAAAAAATATAATATAAAAAATGGCATTTTCACCCAAAAAATTGGTGAAAATGTTTATGCGTGGTTATTAAACTCATCAAAAAAACACATAATAGGAAAAAAATATAATTTTGGCATGCAAATAAATGAAGAAGGATTTAACGAACTTACTGACGAATTAAAAAATATAAAATTTCCAGATTTTTTTGTTATAGATGAAATCGGTTATTTAGAAGAAAAGTATCTCCCTTTTTTAATTGAATTGGAAAGAATTATTGAAGAATCAAAAAATTTTATAGGAATAATACGGCTATTTTTTCAGGAGAGGTATTACTTTTTGGCCAACTTACCCGTGATTGAAATAACAGAAGAAAATAGGAATAATATAGATTTATAA
- a CDS encoding undecaprenyl-diphosphate phosphatase, translated as MQEILLGIIQGLTEFLPVSSSGHLALFSKLINFDPNVSFFAFLHLMTFFAVLLFVYKEVWFILKGMFSGKKNAWNLALKIIVSSIPAAFIGLMFEEQISEAFSSLKLVGVFFLFTSIAMILSDRFNGKKDLMNISYIDAIIIGLFQAAAIFPGISRSGFTLFGALLLKAKKEDALKYSFLMSLPVTFGAGLLEINKVNFTPSVINSGIATFIFGVLGLYILKKTVINGKLKYFGYYTIIAAIISFIV; from the coding sequence TTGCAAGAGATTTTATTAGGCATTATTCAAGGTTTAACTGAATTTTTACCAGTTTCCAGTTCAGGACATTTAGCTTTATTTTCTAAATTGATTAATTTTGATCCAAATGTTTCGTTTTTTGCATTTCTTCATTTAATGACTTTTTTTGCTGTTTTATTATTTGTGTATAAAGAAGTGTGGTTTATTTTAAAAGGAATGTTTAGTGGTAAAAAAAATGCATGGAACTTAGCTTTAAAAATTATAGTATCTTCTATTCCTGCAGCTTTTATTGGATTAATGTTTGAAGAACAAATTAGTGAAGCTTTTTCATCATTAAAACTAGTAGGTGTATTTTTCTTGTTCACTTCAATAGCTATGATTTTATCAGATAGATTTAATGGTAAAAAAGATTTAATGAATATATCTTATATTGATGCAATAATTATAGGCTTATTTCAAGCTGCTGCTATTTTTCCTGGAATTTCAAGAAGCGGTTTTACATTATTTGGTGCATTACTTTTAAAAGCTAAAAAAGAAGATGCTTTAAAATATTCATTTTTAATGAGCTTACCTGTTACATTTGGCGCAGGATTATTAGAAATTAATAAGGTTAATTTTACTCCATCTGTTATAAATTCGGGAATTGCCACATTTATTTTTGGAGTTTTAGGTCTTTATATTCTGAAAAAAACTGTAATAAATGGAAAGCTTAAATACTTTGGATATTACACAATAATCGCTGCTATTATAAGTTTTATTGTTTAA